One window of the Lysobacter sp. S4-A87 genome contains the following:
- a CDS encoding Dps family protein encodes MLSEGRKTVAKQKSAKSKTPSAPAPSHPGIDIGISGADRKKIAEGLSRFLSDSFTLYLKTHNFHWNITGPMFNSLHVMFEGQYTEQWNALDETAERIRALGFNAPGSYAEFIRLSSIAEEPGLTEAPDWREMVRQLTVGNEAVARTARKVLKTADDAGDDPTVDLMTQRLQTHEKYAWMLRSLLE; translated from the coding sequence ATGCTCAGCGAAGGGAGAAAAACAGTGGCTAAACAGAAATCCGCCAAGTCCAAGACCCCGTCAGCGCCCGCGCCCAGCCACCCGGGCATCGATATCGGGATCAGCGGTGCCGATCGCAAGAAGATCGCCGAAGGCCTGTCGCGCTTCCTTTCGGACAGCTTCACGCTGTACCTCAAGACCCACAACTTCCACTGGAACATCACCGGGCCGATGTTCAACAGCCTGCACGTGATGTTCGAAGGCCAGTACACCGAGCAGTGGAATGCGCTGGACGAAACCGCCGAGCGCATCCGCGCCCTTGGTTTCAATGCGCCCGGCTCCTACGCCGAGTTCATCCGCCTGAGCTCGATCGCCGAAGAGCCCGGCCTGACCGAAGCCCCGGACTGGCGCGAGATGGTCCGCCAGCTCACCGTCGGCAACGAGGCCGTGGCCCGCACCGCCCGCAAGGTGCTCAAGACCGCCGACGATGCCGGCGACGACCCGACCGTCGACCTGATGACCCAGCGCCTGCAGACCCACGAGAAGTACGCCTGGATGCTGCGCTCGCTGCTGGAGTGA
- a CDS encoding DUF2798 domain-containing protein — protein sequence MNTHLKRKIAFALSMGVVTTGIISFALLALNLGFTEDFALTWLRSWGVGYLIVIPAILLVGPRLQAQVDRLIP from the coding sequence ATGAACACCCATCTCAAACGCAAGATCGCCTTCGCCCTTTCGATGGGCGTAGTCACCACCGGAATCATTTCCTTCGCCCTGCTCGCCCTCAACCTCGGGTTCACCGAGGACTTCGCCCTGACGTGGCTGCGTTCGTGGGGCGTGGGCTACCTGATCGTCATCCCGGCGATCCTGCTGGTCGGCCCGCGCCTGCAGGCGCAGGTAGACCGGCTGATCCCGTAG
- the aqpZ gene encoding aquaporin Z: MIKRLSAEFIGTFWLVLGGCGSAVLAANFGGDGNPLGIGLLGVSLAFGLTVLTGAYALGHISGGHFNPAVSIGLFAGGRFPAAKVLPYVMAQVLGAILAGWVIHQIATGSTQLVIDLTAPGAFASNGYGELSPGGYDMAAALLCEVVLTAMFLIVILGATDGRAPAGFAPIAIGLALTLIHLISIPVTNTSVNPARSTGMALFAGSGAVSQLWLFWLAPIVGGVLGGVAHRGLKG; this comes from the coding sequence ATGATCAAGCGATTGTCGGCCGAGTTCATCGGGACGTTCTGGCTGGTGCTCGGGGGCTGCGGCAGCGCGGTGCTTGCGGCCAACTTCGGTGGCGACGGCAATCCGCTCGGGATCGGGCTGCTGGGCGTATCTCTGGCGTTCGGCTTGACGGTGCTCACTGGCGCATACGCGCTGGGCCACATCTCCGGTGGCCACTTCAATCCGGCCGTCAGCATCGGCCTGTTCGCCGGTGGCCGCTTCCCGGCCGCCAAGGTGCTGCCCTACGTCATGGCACAGGTGCTCGGCGCGATCTTGGCCGGCTGGGTCATTCACCAGATCGCCACCGGCAGCACCCAGCTGGTGATCGACCTCACGGCGCCGGGCGCATTCGCCAGCAACGGCTATGGCGAACTGTCACCGGGTGGCTACGACATGGCCGCGGCACTGTTGTGCGAAGTGGTGCTGACGGCAATGTTCCTGATCGTGATCCTCGGTGCCACCGATGGCAGGGCGCCGGCCGGTTTCGCGCCGATCGCGATCGGGCTGGCACTCACCCTCATCCACCTCATCAGCATCCCGGTGACCAACACGTCGGTGAACCCGGCGCGATCGACCGGCATGGCGCTGTTTGCCGGCAGCGGCGCGGTCAGCCAGTTGTGGCTGTTCTGGTTGGCGCCGATTGTCGGCGGCGTGCTGGGCGGCGTCGCCCATCGCGGCTTGAAGGGCTGA
- a CDS encoding TetR/AcrR family transcriptional regulator: MNKAQRTRNLIVEKTAPVFNVKGYAGTSLADMEQATGLTKGSIYGNFANKEEVALAAFEHNWAQAQAAVRAQMDRHASNKDRLLAITGAYTRLPSDFPEGGCPLLNTAIEADDTHPALREKAKAAFLGWKKHLVAVVEAGIAAGEFRKDVDAEQTAVTLIATIEGSIMLSRLTGNTRYSKLVMSAVEHSIVALT; the protein is encoded by the coding sequence ATGAACAAGGCGCAAAGAACCCGCAACCTGATCGTCGAGAAGACCGCCCCGGTCTTCAACGTCAAGGGCTATGCCGGCACATCCCTGGCCGACATGGAGCAAGCCACCGGGCTGACCAAGGGAAGCATCTACGGCAACTTCGCCAACAAGGAAGAAGTGGCCCTGGCCGCGTTCGAACACAACTGGGCACAGGCACAGGCCGCGGTCCGGGCGCAGATGGACAGGCACGCCTCCAACAAGGACAGGCTGCTCGCCATCACGGGTGCCTACACCAGGCTGCCCAGCGACTTTCCCGAGGGTGGCTGTCCCCTGCTCAACACCGCCATCGAGGCCGACGACACCCACCCTGCCCTCAGGGAGAAAGCCAAGGCGGCGTTTCTGGGCTGGAAGAAGCATCTCGTCGCGGTCGTCGAGGCGGGCATCGCCGCCGGCGAATTCCGCAAGGACGTCGATGCGGAGCAGACTGCGGTGACGCTGATCGCCACGATCGAAGGTTCCATCATGCTGTCACGCCTGACCGGCAACACCCGATACAGCAAGCTCGTCATGTCCGCGGTGGAACACTCCATCGTCGCCCTGACGTGA
- the recQ gene encoding DNA helicase RecQ produces MSDPALDLLRRIFGHPAFRGEQAQIVEHVTSGGDALVLMPTGGGKSLCYQLPALLRDGCGLVVSPLIALMQDQVEALRQLGVSAAYLNSTLDAATAADVERQLLAGELDLLYVAPERLLTGRFLSLLERARIGLFAIDEAHCVSQWGHDFRPEYRQLTVLHERWPDIPRIALTATADAPTRREIAERLALEDARQFVSSFDRPNLRYRVVHKDGAGVRQLLDFLSGHRGESGIVYAFSRKRVESVAEQLQAAGIKALPYHAGMDAQLRAGNQRRFLQEDGVVMVATIAFGMGIDKPDVRFVAHVDLPKSIEGYYQETGRAGRDGEPAELWLSYGLGDMVNLRTMIQQGEAGEDRKRLELGKLDALLGYCESTQCRRQALLGWFGEPHPGACGNCDNCLEPPSSWDGTEAARKALSCVYRTGQRFGAGHVIDVLRGADTEKVRQWGHERVSTFAIGNDLDEHQWRGVFRQLVANGLLEADVEHHGALRLTVASGPVLRGERELRFRHEAPKPARGRKTRGATTVQMIELDVDSQLRFDALRHWRATTAREQNVPAYVIFHDSTLRAIAEAAPDDLDELARIPGIGAGKLDRYGEAVLQHLFDSAP; encoded by the coding sequence ATGTCCGACCCCGCACTCGATCTGCTCCGCCGCATCTTCGGCCACCCTGCTTTCCGCGGCGAACAGGCGCAGATCGTCGAACACGTCACCAGTGGCGGCGATGCCCTGGTGCTGATGCCCACCGGCGGCGGCAAATCCCTGTGCTACCAGCTCCCCGCGCTGCTGCGCGACGGCTGCGGGCTGGTCGTCTCGCCGCTGATCGCGCTGATGCAGGACCAGGTCGAGGCGCTACGCCAGCTCGGCGTGAGCGCGGCCTACCTGAACTCCACCCTGGATGCGGCCACCGCCGCCGACGTCGAACGCCAGTTGCTGGCCGGCGAGCTCGACCTGCTCTACGTGGCACCCGAGCGCCTGCTCACCGGCCGCTTCCTGTCGCTGCTCGAGCGCGCCCGGATCGGCCTGTTCGCCATCGACGAGGCGCACTGCGTATCGCAGTGGGGCCATGACTTCCGCCCGGAGTACCGCCAGCTCACCGTGCTGCACGAGCGCTGGCCCGACATCCCGCGCATCGCCCTGACCGCCACCGCCGACGCGCCGACCCGGCGCGAGATCGCCGAGCGCCTGGCGCTGGAAGACGCACGCCAGTTCGTCAGCTCCTTTGACCGCCCCAACCTTCGTTACCGAGTCGTCCACAAGGACGGCGCCGGTGTGCGCCAGCTGCTGGACTTCCTGTCCGGCCATCGCGGCGAGAGCGGCATCGTCTACGCCTTCTCGCGCAAGCGCGTGGAGAGCGTCGCCGAGCAGTTGCAGGCCGCCGGCATCAAGGCCCTGCCCTACCACGCCGGCATGGACGCGCAGCTGCGCGCCGGCAACCAGCGGCGCTTCCTGCAGGAGGACGGCGTGGTGATGGTGGCGACGATCGCTTTCGGCATGGGCATCGACAAACCCGACGTGCGCTTCGTCGCCCATGTCGACCTGCCCAAGTCGATCGAGGGCTACTACCAGGAAACCGGCCGCGCCGGCCGCGACGGCGAACCGGCCGAACTGTGGCTGAGCTACGGCCTGGGCGACATGGTCAACCTGCGCACGATGATCCAGCAGGGCGAGGCCGGCGAGGATCGCAAGCGCCTGGAGCTGGGCAAGCTCGATGCCCTCCTGGGCTACTGCGAATCCACGCAGTGCCGACGCCAGGCGTTGCTGGGCTGGTTCGGCGAACCGCATCCGGGCGCCTGCGGCAACTGCGACAACTGCCTGGAACCGCCCAGCAGCTGGGACGGCACCGAGGCAGCGCGCAAGGCATTGTCGTGCGTGTACCGCACCGGCCAGCGTTTCGGCGCCGGCCACGTCATCGACGTTCTGCGCGGCGCCGACACCGAGAAGGTGCGGCAGTGGGGCCACGAGCGCGTCAGCACCTTCGCCATCGGCAACGACCTCGATGAGCATCAGTGGCGCGGCGTGTTCCGCCAGCTGGTCGCCAACGGCCTGCTCGAGGCCGATGTCGAACACCACGGCGCGCTGCGTCTGACCGTCGCCAGCGGCCCGGTGCTGCGCGGCGAACGCGAACTGCGCTTCCGCCACGAGGCGCCCAAGCCGGCGCGCGGACGCAAGACGCGCGGCGCGACCACGGTGCAGATGATCGAGCTGGACGTCGATTCGCAGCTGCGCTTCGATGCCCTGCGTCACTGGCGAGCCACCACCGCGCGTGAGCAGAACGTCCCGGCCTACGTGATCTTCCACGACAGCACGCTGCGCGCGATCGCCGAAGCCGCGCCCGACGACCTCGACGAACTTGCACGCATCCCCGGCATCGGTGCGGGCAAGCTCGACCGTTACGGTGAGGCCGTGCTGCAACACCTGTTCGACAGCGCGCCCTAG
- a CDS encoding MFS transporter, with translation MNGSPSADSPSMDRNWALVAAGALLGCVAIGAIFSLAVLLAPMGAATGWSRAGLSSALTLAFVSGAFAGFGWGMLSDRFGPRVIVLAGSLLLGLSCVLASRAGSLLQFQLSFGVLLGVASSSFFAPVIAATAASFDRRRNLAISLVSAGVGVAPMTMSPLVAWLISHYDWRQTLLIVGVLAWALTLPAVWFIRAVPAARDTADAASTQAMTATQALKSKPFIILALAFFACCAAHSGPIFHTVSYAVGCGLGVTAAVTIYSMEGAAGLGGRLLCGALADRIGAKPVLVAGLLIQALAAVAYLKVSQLDGFYAVALVFGMAYGGTMPLYASLARDAFSPAILGTVLGAMNMLSSLGMALGPLMGGWLYDRFGSYTWLYVGSMAVGLAAAAIAMLFPTAPAQRDQDGLRPVLQE, from the coding sequence ATGAACGGCTCCCCTTCCGCTGACTCACCGTCGATGGACCGCAACTGGGCGCTCGTCGCCGCCGGCGCCCTGCTGGGCTGCGTCGCGATCGGCGCGATCTTCTCCCTGGCGGTGCTGCTGGCGCCGATGGGCGCCGCGACCGGCTGGTCGCGAGCCGGCCTGTCCAGCGCCCTGACCCTGGCCTTCGTCAGCGGTGCATTCGCCGGCTTCGGCTGGGGCATGCTCAGCGACCGGTTCGGGCCGAGGGTCATCGTCCTGGCCGGCTCGCTGCTGCTCGGACTGTCGTGCGTGCTGGCCAGTCGCGCCGGCAGCCTGCTGCAGTTCCAGCTCAGTTTCGGCGTGTTGCTGGGGGTGGCGTCGTCGAGCTTCTTCGCCCCGGTGATTGCCGCCACTGCCGCCTCGTTCGATCGGCGCCGCAACCTGGCCATCTCGCTGGTCTCGGCCGGCGTGGGGGTGGCACCGATGACGATGTCGCCGCTGGTGGCGTGGCTGATCAGCCACTACGACTGGCGCCAGACACTCTTGATCGTCGGCGTGCTGGCGTGGGCGCTGACGCTGCCTGCGGTGTGGTTCATCCGCGCGGTTCCGGCGGCCAGGGACACTGCCGACGCCGCCAGCACGCAGGCGATGACCGCCACCCAGGCGTTGAAGTCGAAGCCGTTCATCATATTGGCGCTGGCCTTCTTCGCCTGCTGCGCGGCGCACTCCGGGCCGATTTTCCATACCGTCAGCTATGCGGTCGGGTGCGGCCTCGGCGTCACCGCCGCGGTCACCATCTACAGCATGGAAGGTGCGGCCGGGCTGGGCGGTCGACTGCTGTGCGGCGCACTGGCAGATCGCATCGGCGCCAAGCCGGTGCTCGTCGCCGGACTACTGATCCAGGCACTGGCGGCAGTGGCCTACCTGAAAGTCAGCCAGCTCGACGGGTTCTACGCCGTGGCGCTCGTGTTCGGCATGGCCTACGGCGGCACCATGCCGCTGTACGCATCGCTCGCACGCGATGCCTTCAGTCCGGCCATCCTGGGCACGGTGCTTGGCGCCATGAACATGCTCTCGAGCTTGGGCATGGCGCTCGGCCCGCTCATGGGCGGCTGGCTGTACGACCGCTTCGGCAGCTACACGTGGCTGTATGTGGGTTCGATGGCGGTGGGTCTGGCCGCCGCGGCCATCGCGATGCTGTTTCCGACCGCACCGGCGCAGCGCGACCAGGACGGGCTCAGGCCGGTGCTGCAGGAATGA